From one Anabas testudineus chromosome 18, fAnaTes1.2, whole genome shotgun sequence genomic stretch:
- the LOC113168677 gene encoding Fc receptor-like protein 5 — protein MKETSVQMLLVVTSLLSCTTNQVHLRVSPSSSQLFEDESVSLSCEEDDSSAGWTVKRNTKIDTRTQCGDGWGKSAGSSCNIKYILPLDSGVYWCESREGSTSSIINITVSGGSVILQSPVLPVMEGHDVTLHCQTKSPPSKLPADFYKDGSLIRTEPTGHMTIHHVTKSDEGLYKCHISSHGESPPSWISVTEKPTTTTTHPPTTDFTAPPPDATSLQLVFRLIYYLLVFCPFFTSTLLMVSLCRNRPTGNTLTSPASLHSHDLAHPDRAKTGQ, from the exons ATGAAGGAAACGTCAGTACAGATGCTGCTGG TTGTTACGTCACTGCTGagctgcacaacaaaccaag TTCATCTCAGAGTGAGTCccagcagctctcagctgtttgaagatgagtctgtgtctctgagctgtgaggaggacgacagctctgctggatggacgGTAAAGAGGAACACAAAGATAGACACCAGGACTCAGTGTGGAGACGGTTGGGGAAAATCAGCTGGTTCTTCCTGTAACATCAAATACATCCTCCCActggacagtggagtttactggtgtgagtccagagagggatcaaccagtagcatcatcaacatcactgtctctg gtggatcagtgatcctgcagagtcctgtcctccctgtgatggagggacatgatgtcactctgcactgtcaaacaaagagccctccctccaagctcccagctgatttctataaagatggctccctcatcaggactgagcctacaggtcacatgaccatccaccatgttaccaagtctgatgaaggcctctacaagtgtcacatcagcagtcatggagagtctccacccagctggatctccgtcacag AAAAgcccacaacaacaaccacacatCCACCCACCACTGACTTTACGGCACCACCTCCTGACGCCACCTCCCTCCAGCTTGTGTTCAGACTGATCTACTACCTGCTGGTGTTTTGTCCGTTCTTCACCTCCACACTTCTCATGGTGTCTTTGTGTCGAAacagacccacaggtaacaCTCTGACATCACCTGCCTCTCTCCACAGTCATGACCTCGCCCACCCTGACAGAGCAAAGACTGGACAATGA
- the LOC113155738 gene encoding uncharacterized protein LOC113155738, whose translation MCGILLLLNLVSISTHGHHQITAHIMDNVTLLFQSSGVPVYGVFLKILGHDKYIYSCRDGRHVDANQQEPRPGGWVVQEEKYICGNRSIEEVSVGLPNVTIYDTNTYEWWVQEGKEEAFKKFFTVSMIIKSRDVTTIHPRAGLSTAERTTAEETTAENATTGYATAENVTAGNATNVVLIMLAVVVVVVVILLKLCGKFNPKSDLSVTYTECVQEQI comes from the exons GCCATCACCAGATCACAGCTCACATCATGGACAACGTCACCCTGTTGTTCCAGTCTTCAGGCGTCCCCGTGTACGGTGTGTTTCTGAAAATACTTGGCCACGATAAATACATCTACTCTTGCAGAGATGGGCGCCACGTTGATGCAAACCAGCAGGAGCCACGTCCCGGGGGGTGGGTGGTGCAAGAGGAGAAGTATATCTGTGGTAACAGGTCCATAGAAGAAGTGTCTGTAGGTCTGCCGAACGTGACTATATACGACACCAACACGTACGAGTGGTGGGTTCAAGAAGGGAAGGAAGAAGCCTTCAAGAAGTTCTTCACTGTGTCCATGATCATCAAAAGTAGAG ACGTCACAACTATCCACCCCAGAGCTGGACTTTCCACAGCTGAACGTACCACTGCTGAAGAGACCACAGCTGAAAACGCCACAACAGGATACGCCACGGCTGAAAATGTCACGGCTGGAAACGCTACTAATGTGGTTTTGATCATGTTGGCTGTTGTCGTCGTCgttgttgtcattttgctcAAACTCTGCGGCAAATTTAACCCCAAGTCTGATTTGTCTGTTACTTATACAGAATGTGTCCAAGAGCAGATCTGA
- the LOC113168678 gene encoding uncharacterized protein LOC113168678, which translates to MKDGDISLILKNVNTKDAGTYEGHASVKSTPRRKRAQSELRCIINLKVVDLVPEEMTAPPGVAVTLPCRAPKHIIPAAVGWRRRDLQKYIYFQKTERAIEPREQEPAFLKRVKLKDTEMKDGDLSLILMNVSVSDAGTYECYCKHSVMAQGKRTAIKNELISIISLKVKGNNQRYLYVGVTVAVLAILAGIVSFVKYIKSVLLR; encoded by the exons ATGAAGGACGGAGACATTTCTctgattctgaagaacgtcaaCACCAAAGATGCTGGAACGTATGAAGGTCATGCATCAGTGAAGAGCACGCCCCGCAGGAAAAGAGCTCAGTCTGAACTCAGATGCATCATCAACCTGAAGGTTGTAGACTTGG TTCCAGAAGAGATGACAGCACCTCCAGGAGTTGCTGTCACTCTACCATGTCGAGCCCCCAAACACATCATCCCAGCTGCCGTAGGGTGGAGGAGACGTGACCTTCAGAAATACATCTACTTTCAAAAAACTGAGCGCGCCATTGAGCCACGAGAGCAGGAACCAGCGTTTCTGAAGCGGGTGAAGCTGAAGGACACTGAGATGAAGGATGGTGACCTGTCTTTGATTCTGATGAACGTGAGCGTCAGCGACGCTGGAACATATGAATGTTACTGTAAGCACAGTGTAATGGCACAGGGGAAAAGGACTGCAATCAAGAACGAGCTCATCAGCATAATCAGCctgaaggtcaaag GTAACAACCAGAGATACCTGTATGTTGGAGTGACAGTTGCTGTGCTTGCTATTCTTGCTGGTATTGTGAGTTttgtgaaatatataaaatctgTGTTGCTCAGGTAG